In Lodderomyces elongisporus chromosome 1, complete sequence, a genomic segment contains:
- a CDS encoding uncharacterized protein (BUSCO:EOG09265C25): MSSIVKKGSQFTPKFKKAAKKKVFSRGLSTPASTQEAAKVSTPLGVVQSTSHNVSGEVPGNFSGDVSQHTLQSQYGQKEGLDTPAATQLQDQNASVSRKDNVDPSLASSRSAIEDDENVGPTDKLNHKLKLPDSAIADSSDEEENNDKHNSGTGTKISSRRASTTHRRLSGIHHGGYKSRSGSISHNYSDHSHSQSHVHQQSAKIIIPQHKATKRRRSSTRASRRRSSSQAGLPLNVAPALKPSTIAPKPVTHSKHASKTSKEQTLAPYPEPVAAAATAATAAAAAAAAASSSSSSSSLPSLTLAAKAAAGAAPISKIMNEAEKDTEKNNENFHRSTSPTKEGVSADFVLGLDPVTNKVRKYRRKTAVLRDAANSANEFSRTSDIKLEDIIPVEPDNLVTKISSVNQLPSHIKEEDLSLYNELEFDYEGMTMADLCKPTLKIGEVSSNYNLVQEAERERKRQKLQRRLNREKARNEGISLEQATLMNEGGTEEEIRNAAGNGYGSGNGNGRAVQDVKDDFLKLDADDEPSTSTTLQLTLVDGKIKYSEESAVVVKHRADTSTRTVEQSNPYANPVKSNTYGKQSHTDKWSSMERHEFYKALSMFGTDFSLIAQMFPHRTRKQVKARFALEEKKYPEVVEVALRRKLPVDFDEYCKNIKNGVKTMEQYNEDLRRVRLEHEESMNAIALEREKAFKEDAEASRRREIEIRTGVKPMTRAEKVRELRKNEMVLGSIDDIKRQREEEAEEGAAEV, encoded by the coding sequence ATGAGTAGCATTGTTAAAAAGGGAAGTCAGTTCACGCCAAAGTTTAAAAAGgcagcaaaaaagaaagtattCAGTCGCGGTCTCTCTACTCCTGCATCAACTCAAGAGGCAGCAAAAGTATCGACCCCGCTAGGTGTTGTACAAAGTACTTCTCACAACGTCTCGGGGGAAGTACCAGGAAATTTCTCAGGAGATGTATCACAACATACGTTACAATCACAGTATGGTCAAAAAGAAGGGCTTGATACCCCTGCTGCTACCCAACTACAAGACCAAAATGCATCGGTATCAAGAAAAGATAATGTTGACCCGAGTTTGGCATCATCGCGACTGGCTATTGAAGACGACGAGAATGTAGGTCCCACGGACAAGCTTAATCATAAACTCAAGCTACCAGATTCGGCTATTGCAGATAGTTCTGATGAGGAGGAAAACAACGATAAACACAATAGTGGAACCGGAACGAAAATTTCCAGTCGACGTGCCTCTACTACACATAGAAGGCTTTCGGGAATACATCACGGTGGGTACAAGAGCCGTTCTGGTTCGATATCTCACAACTATCTGGATCATCTGCACTCTCAACTGCATGTGCACCAACAATCTGCAAAGATCATCATTCCTCAGCATAAGGCCACAAAGAGGAGAAGATCGCTGACTAGAGCATCTCGAAGAAGGTCGCTGTCACAAGCAGGTTTGCCCTTGAATGTGGCACCTGCATTAAAACCATCCACTATTGCACCCAAACCCGTTACCCATTCAAAGCATGCGTCAAAAACATCAAAGGAACAAACATTAGCACCATATCCAGAACCTGTAGCCGCCGCCGCCACGGCagctactgctgctgctgctgctgctgcagctgcgtcgtcatcatcatcatcatcatcattgccGCTGTTAACTCTAGCAGCAAAggctgctgctggtgctgcACCAATCAGTAAAATCATGAATGAAGCCGAGAAGGATACAGAGAAGAACAATGAAAACTTCCATAGAAGCACTTCACCAACAAAAGAGGGCGTGAGTGCAGACTTTGTGCTTGGCTTGGACCCGGTGACGAACAAAGTACGCAAGtatagaagaaaaacagcAGTACTTCGGGATGCTGCTAATAGCGCCAACGAGTTCTCCAGGACATCTGATATCAAACTTGAGGATATTATTCCAGTTGAGCCCGACAATTTAGTCACAAAAATTAGTAGTGTGAACCAATTGCCTAGTCATATAAAGGAGGAGGATTTGTCGCTATACAATGAGCTTGAGTTTGACTATGAGGGAATGACGATGGCAGACTTGTGTAAGCCAACTTTGAAAATTGGTGAAGTGAGCTCGAATTATAATTTGGTCCAAGAGgcagagagagaaaggaaGCGCCAAAAATTACAGAGACGACTAAACCGAGAGAAGGCGAGAAATGAAGGTATTTCGCTTGAACAGGCAACGTTGATGAATGAAGGCGGGacagaagaagagattCGAAATGCTGCTGGTAATGGATATGGTAGTGGCAACGGTAATGGCAGAGCGGTTCAGGATGTAAAGGATGACTTTTTGAAACttgatgctgatgatgaGCCTCTGACTTCTACAACTTTGCAATTGACTTTGGTGGATGGGAAAATTAAGTATAGTGAGGAGTCCGCTGTGGTTGTTAAGCACAGGGCGGATACTTCCACTCGGACTGTTGAGCAATCAAACCCATATGCAAACCCTGTAAAATCCAATACCTATGGTAAGCAATCTCATACAGACAAGTGGTCATCGATGGAGCGCCATGAGTTTTACAAGGCACTTAGTATGTTTGGCACTGATTTCTCGTTGATTGCGCAAATGTTTCCTCACAGAACCAGAAAACAAGTTAAAGCGAGATTTGCATTAGAGGAGAAGAAATATCCCGAAGTTGTCGAAGTTGCGCTTCGAAGGAAATTACCGGTAGATTTCGATGAGTATTGCAAAAACATCAAGAATGGTGTTAAGACGATGGAGCAGTATAATGAAGATTTGCGTAGAGTGAGGTTGGAGCATGAAGAAAGTATGAATGCGATAGCACTTGAGCGCGAGAAGGCATTTAAAGAAGATGCCGAGGCTAGCAGGCGTAGGGAGATTGAGATTAGAACAGGTGTTAAGCCAATGACCAGAGCCGAAAAGGTGAGAGAATTGCGTAAGAATGAAATGGTTTTGGGATCTATAGATGATATAAAGCGTCAAAGAGAGGAGGAGGCGGAGGAGGGGGCGGCGGAAGTATAG
- the LYS12 gene encoding homoisocitrate dehydrogenase, whose amino-acid sequence MLSTSHSIKRCFSTSSPLLKTLKIGLIPGDGIGREVIPAGQKVLESLPSKFDLQFEFVNLDAGFELFKKTGTALPDQTVETLKNECDGALFGAVSSPTTKVEGYSSPIVALRKKLGLYANVRPVKSVKGVGRPVDMVIVRENTEDLYVKEEKTYQKEDGTKVAEAIKRISETASKRIAKMAYDIALQRQAIRDASPGSEQLHSKPSVTVTHKSNVLSQSDGLFRESCRSVYDANKDKYSGVDHKEQIVDSMVYRMFREPEIFDVVVAPNLYGDILSDGAAALVGSLGVVPSANVGENFAIGEPCHGSAPDIEGKGISNPIATIRSTALMLEFMGYPEAAAKIYEAVDANLSEDKIKTPDLGGNSTTQEVIEDIVRRF is encoded by the coding sequence ATGTTGTCAACTAGTCATTCTATTAAACGTTGTTTTTCAACCTCCTCTCCGCTTTTGAAAACACTCAAAATCGGTTTAATTCCAGGTGACGGGATTGGTAGAGAAGTTATTCCTGCTGGTCAAAAAGTGTTGGAAAGCTTACCATCGAAATTTGACTTGCAATTTGAGTTTGTTAACTTGGATGCGGGATTTGAATTGTTCAAGAAGACTGGAACTGCTTTGCCTGACCAGACAGTTGAAACATTGAAAAACGAATGTGACGGAGCTTTGTTTGGAGCTGTCTCTTCACCAACCACCAAAGTTGAAGGATATTCCTCGCCAATTGTTGCCTTGAGAAAGAAATTAGGCCTCTATGCCAATGTTCGTCCTGTCAAGTCAGTCAAGGGTGTTGGTAGACCGGTTGATATGGTCATTGTTCGTGAAAACACCGAGGACTTGTACGttaaagaggaaaagactTACCAAAAGGAAGACGGAACCAAAGTAGCTGAAGCAATCAAGAGAATCAGTGAAACTGCTTCAAAACGAATTGCCAAAATGGCATACGACATTGCATTGCAAAGACAAGCTATTCGCGATGCCTCCCCAGGCTCAGAGCAACTCCACTCAAAGCCATCAGTGACTGTTACTCACAAATCAAATGTTTTGTCACAATCGGATGGTTTATTCCGTGAATCATGCAGGTCCGTTTACGATGCCAATAAGGATAAATACAGCGGTGTTGACCACAAGGAGCAAATTGTCGACTCAATGGTTTACCGTATGTTTAGAGAACCAGAGATTTTTGATGTCGTTGTTGCACCCAATCTCTACGGTGACATTCTCAGTGATGGTGCCGCAGCTTTAGTTGGATCTTTGGGTGTGGTTCCCTCAGCCAACGTTGGTGAAAACTTTGCAATTGGTGAGCCATGTCATGGATCAGCACCAGATATCGAAGGTAAAGGTATCTCAAACCCAATTGCCACTATTAGATCAACCGCATTGATGTTGGAATTCATGGGATACCCTGAAGCAGCAGCCAAGATATATGAAGCAGTCGATGCAAACTTGTCTGAAGACAAGATCAAGACTCCAGACTTGGGAGGTAACTCAACCACACAAGAAGTGATTGAAGACATTGTGAGAAGATTCTAA
- the MGE1 gene encoding Mitochondrial matrix cochaperone (BUSCO:EOG09264IDN), producing the protein MHRTFTHVLKRSIPPRPITLSSARSTCSPVYFNAQQVIGQRFNSTRASQNEQGDASSSSAAAPPPKNEEQTAEHNTEQAAPEAEAENVESPELIELREKLDKKDKDLAAMKNHYTRAKADFRHLQETTKVEVEKAKNFALQKFAKDLLESVDNFDLALGHVKQETLEKNTEVKNLYDGVNMTKDVFLKTLFKFGIKKIEPLDEPFDPNLHEAVFEAPHPDKTPGTVFFVQQNGFTLNDRVLRPAKVGLVKVEE; encoded by the coding sequence ATGCACAGAACTTTCACTCATGTTTTGAAGAGGTCAATACCTCCTCGCCCTATTACATTGTCATCCGCTAGATCTACTTGCTCTCCTGTGTATTTCAATGCACAACAAGTAATTGGACAGCGTTTCAATAGCACAAGGGCTTCACAGAATGAACAAGGAGATGCTTCATCATCCtcagcagcagcaccaccaccaaagaACGAAGAACAAACTGCTGAGCATAATACTGAGCAAGCAGCACCAGAAGCTGAAGCTGAAAATGTCGAGAGTCCAGAGTTGATTGAATTGAGAGAGAAATTGGATAAAAAGGACAAGGATTTGGCAGCAATGAAGAATCACTATACCAGAGCAAAGGCTGATTTCCGTCATTTACAAGAAACTACAAAAGTGGAAGTGGAAAAGGCCAAGAACTTTGCTTTGCAGAAATTTGCCAAAGACTTGCTCGAGTCCGTCGACAACTTTGACTTAGCCTTAGGCCACGTCAAACAAGAAACTTTGGAGAAAAACACCGAGGTTAAAAACTTGTATGATGGTGTTAATATGACCAAGGAtgtgtttttgaaaacactTTTCAAGTTTGGTATCAAGAAAATCGAACCCTTGGATGAACCATTTGACCCTAATTTGCACGAGGCAGTGTTTGAGGCTCCTCACCCAGATAAGACCCCAGGCACCGTCTTTTTCGTCCAACAAAATGGTTTCACCTTAAATGACAGAGTGTTGAGACCTGCAAAGGTTGGATTGGTAAAGGTTGAGGAATAG
- a CDS encoding uncharacterized protein (BUSCO:EOG092643JW), translating to MFQSFSRPFSLGRPLLEQVTRTRRDVISPKLAGTIFRQPDLPLNRERKLRRKEKRLKRQIVRDVNTLKQHELQNVPLKVDPVLGDPKCNFFTRIMQKVENSEANLAFGIDRLEMEKIIYAADKIALEKVSDNEVLRENEKQKAQRKKDALLTILNLKNTDNSDKRKMAVKFAREELQREPGDTASPEVQAAVSTVKIHFMMRHVKENKHDHPTRLLVRNLVQSRQKILRYLKKKNPERYYYALAKLGLTDDVVVKEFTMGYKYLQDYQIWGDQVLVKETQSEKKKKFRLKKLREKVNTYHEVAKKNYEIMKTEGIKPSSN from the coding sequence ATGTTTCAATCGTTTAGTCGTCCGTTTTCATTGGGTCGGCCATTATTAGAGCAAGTGACCCGGACTCGTAGGGATGTCATCTCGCCCAAATTAGCCGGAACCATATTCAGACAACCCGACTTACCATTAaacagagaaagaaaattgagaagaaaagaaaagagattaAAGAGACAAATTGTTCGTGATGTTAATACTTTGAAACAGCATGAGCTTCAGAATGTTCCATTGAAGGTTGATCCAGTACTAGGTGACCCCAAGTGTAATTTTTTCACACGAATCAtgcaaaaagttgaaaactCTGAGGCTAACCTTGCATTTGGAATCGATAGACtcgaaatggaaaagatcATTTATGCCGCAGACAAAATAGCTCTTGAGAAAGTATCCGATAACGAAGTTTTGCGAGAAaatgagaaacaaaaggcGCAACGCAAGAAAGATGCTTTGTTGACTATTTTGAACTTGAAGAATACCGATAATTCTGACAAGAGGAAAATGGCTGTTAAGTTTGCTCGCGAAGAACTTCAAAGAGAACCGGGTGACACTGCTTCGCCTGAGGTCCAGGCCGCTGTGTCGACAGTGAAGATACATTTCATGATGAGACACGTTAAGGAGAATAAACATGATCATCCAACAAGGCTCTTGGTCAGAAACTTGGTACAAAGCAGACAAAAGATTCTAAGgtatttgaagaagaagaacccGGAGAGGTATTACTATGCATTGGCCAAGTTGGGCTTAactgatgatgttgttgttaaggAATTCACTATGGGCTACAAATACTTGCAAGATTACCAAATCTGGGGTGACCAAGTGCTAGTCAAGGAAACTCAAagcgaaaagaaaaagaaattcagACTTAAGAAACTTAGGGAGAAGGTCAACACTTATCACGAGGTTGCAAAGAAGAATTACGAGATCATGAAAACAGAAGGTATCAAGCCAAGTTCCAACTAA